In Nocardia asteroides, a single genomic region encodes these proteins:
- a CDS encoding condensation domain-containing protein: MPDSLVQDSTGRNGSAGRAARPVPLAPAQQAVLLPERLRRTPAANLFLALEFTGELGDDALRRAVTAVLTGHEILRSVFPDDRRVPYQRADELPGSVLELGKPDAGHVFDLVRELPVRVTLDRAGERAVLAFAVHPVAADDVSLELLAEALFAALDTGEVTGSSFRAAVPALVKGMAVDPAADADAGYWLDRLADLPERAVPVEPGAAARHSFRIAPEALADLTAGQEPAAAFAALLAKALGAAGLGADPAVGLFDPARDEATASTIGPFGNYLVLRGLTGAEPPRQAVLGAAEVLAAARAHGSTRIEFLTHRLRGAAAVSGGALFQAALVVRSGNAIAHSGSGYTARELERRLARPHGVELLVEVRLDDDGALVIVDSPAAPAALPEFVAELERRALAWADGRDGGAAVPLFQPPVATAGELGPGLGGPPRTAAEHTLAAAIRTVLELDEDDEVGREDTFFSLGGDSIAALRLVTVLAEQGFALDVQTVFGFPAVHELAEQLEAAPEQVAAPEPQAAAPLSASGLDPAVLAALGAKFGA, encoded by the coding sequence ATGCCAGACTCGCTCGTGCAGGACTCCACCGGCCGGAACGGCTCCGCGGGCCGGGCGGCGCGCCCGGTTCCGCTCGCGCCCGCCCAGCAGGCGGTGCTGCTCCCGGAGCGGCTGCGCCGCACGCCGGCCGCGAATCTCTTCCTCGCGCTGGAGTTCACCGGCGAACTCGGTGACGATGCCCTGCGCCGCGCGGTCACCGCGGTGCTGACCGGGCACGAGATCCTGCGCAGCGTCTTCCCGGACGACCGCCGGGTGCCCTACCAGCGCGCCGACGAGCTGCCCGGCTCGGTGCTCGAACTCGGCAAACCGGATGCCGGGCACGTCTTCGACCTGGTGCGCGAGCTCCCCGTCCGGGTCACGCTCGACCGCGCCGGGGAGCGCGCGGTGCTGGCGTTCGCGGTGCATCCGGTGGCCGCCGACGACGTCTCGCTCGAGCTGCTCGCCGAGGCGCTCTTCGCCGCGCTCGATACCGGCGAGGTGACCGGGTCCAGCTTCCGCGCGGCGGTTCCGGCGCTGGTCAAGGGGATGGCGGTGGATCCGGCGGCCGACGCCGACGCCGGGTACTGGCTGGACCGGCTGGCCGACCTGCCGGAGCGCGCGGTGCCGGTCGAGCCCGGCGCGGCCGCACGGCACAGCTTCCGGATCGCGCCGGAGGCGCTGGCCGATCTCACCGCGGGGCAGGAGCCTGCGGCCGCCTTCGCGGCGCTGCTGGCGAAGGCGCTCGGTGCCGCGGGGCTCGGTGCCGATCCGGCCGTTGGGCTGTTCGACCCGGCCCGGGACGAGGCCACCGCCTCGACCATCGGCCCCTTCGGCAACTACCTGGTGCTGCGCGGTCTCACCGGCGCCGAGCCGCCGCGGCAGGCGGTGCTCGGCGCGGCCGAGGTGCTGGCGGCGGCGCGGGCGCACGGCTCGACCCGGATCGAGTTCCTGACCCACCGGCTGCGCGGTGCGGCGGCGGTCTCCGGCGGCGCGCTCTTCCAGGCCGCGCTGGTGGTGCGGTCCGGGAATGCCATCGCGCACAGCGGGTCCGGGTACACCGCGCGCGAGCTGGAGCGGCGGCTCGCCCGCCCGCACGGGGTCGAGCTGCTGGTCGAGGTGCGGCTGGACGACGACGGCGCGCTGGTGATCGTCGACTCGCCCGCCGCCCCCGCAGCGCTGCCCGAGTTCGTCGCCGAGCTGGAGCGTCGCGCCCTGGCCTGGGCCGACGGCCGCGACGGTGGCGCTGCCGTCCCGCTGTTCCAGCCGCCCGTCGCCACCGCGGGCGAGCTCGGCCCCGGCCTCGGCGGCCCGCCGCGGACCGCGGCGGAGCACACCCTCGCCGCCGCCATCCGCACCGTGCTCGAGCTGGACGAGGACGACGAGGTTGGCCGCGAGGACACCTTCTTCTCCCTCGGCGGCGACTCCATCGCCGCGCTGCGGCTGGTCACCGTGCTGGCCGAGCAGGGCTTCGCGCTCGACGTGCAGACCGTGTTCGGCTTCCCGGCGGTGCACGAGCTCGCCGAGCAGCTGGAGGCCGCGCCCGAGCAGGTGGCCGCGCCGGAGCCGCAGGCCGCCGCGCCGCTCAGCGCCTCCGGGCTTGACCCGGCGGTGCTGGCCGCGCTCGGCGCGAAGTTCGGCGCGTGA
- a CDS encoding ABC transporter substrate-binding protein, which yields MPSTTRRGPAARLGFALLALGVALGVVACGDSGASGGGDGAVTITHNYGETVVDGTPERIVTLGNQWLDATQAFGITPVGYADNISIGAKTKVPWEPDSLSQATVLNAGGDIAEQIAGLEPDLILVPSYLVDRALYDKLTKLAPTIGAVTANAQVDNWTDQVTALGKILDREGDAQGIIDGVDAKVDGFAQKYPKLSGKTFLTCMLTGPAQLMVLADPKDGSAALFERLGMSIPRKIADEAPAGGRLALSPERLGDLTSDMLICGALPAFEEKFKQLPGYAELPAVKSGGIAFIDVMTISALNTPSPLNTPYVLDRLAPTFEALNK from the coding sequence ATGCCGTCGACTACGAGACGCGGCCCGGCCGCCAGGCTCGGCTTCGCGCTGCTCGCGCTCGGGGTCGCGCTCGGCGTGGTCGCCTGCGGCGACTCCGGTGCTTCCGGCGGCGGCGACGGCGCGGTGACGATCACGCACAACTACGGCGAGACCGTGGTCGACGGCACCCCGGAGCGCATCGTCACGCTCGGCAACCAGTGGCTCGACGCCACCCAGGCCTTCGGCATCACCCCGGTCGGCTACGCGGACAACATCTCCATCGGCGCCAAGACCAAGGTGCCGTGGGAGCCGGACTCGCTGAGCCAGGCCACCGTGCTCAACGCGGGCGGCGACATCGCCGAGCAGATCGCCGGGCTGGAGCCGGATCTCATCCTGGTGCCGAGCTACCTGGTCGACAGGGCCCTGTACGACAAGCTCACCAAGCTCGCCCCGACCATCGGCGCGGTCACCGCGAATGCCCAGGTGGACAACTGGACCGACCAGGTGACCGCGCTCGGCAAGATCCTGGACCGGGAGGGCGACGCGCAGGGCATCATCGACGGTGTCGACGCCAAGGTCGACGGGTTCGCGCAGAAGTACCCGAAGCTGTCGGGCAAGACCTTCCTGACCTGCATGCTCACCGGCCCGGCCCAGCTCATGGTGCTGGCCGATCCCAAAGACGGCTCGGCGGCGCTCTTCGAGCGGCTCGGCATGAGCATCCCGCGGAAGATCGCGGACGAGGCGCCCGCGGGCGGCAGGCTCGCGCTCTCGCCGGAGCGGCTCGGCGACCTGACCTCCGACATGCTGATCTGTGGCGCGCTGCCCGCCTTCGAGGAGAAGTTCAAGCAGCTGCCCGGCTATGCCGAGCTGCCCGCGGTGAAATCCGGCGGCATCGCCTTCATCGACGTGATGACGATCAGCGCGCTGAACACCCCCAGCCCGCTGAACACCCCGTACGTGCTGGACAGGCTGGCGCCGACCTTCGAGGCGCTGAACAAGTAG
- a CDS encoding AMP-binding protein — protein sequence MSTSILDVVALSPLQRGLYSVSATSGDVDPYLVTFAVRVDGLADLGSLRKAFDQVLERYPHLGGAVVTDGLPHPVLVTTSAGRIGWRELDLRGEPDPAAAARRLYLDEGRTRIDLDAGPLFRVVAARVGPQEYELVCTAHHIVVDGWSIPLIFADLLALHRGEGAGLPPAPPLREHAAWLASRDTEASAGAWTAALAGLAPMPMIAGPAPADIPVLGEARLTPERTAAVTGWARAHGLTLNTVLQLAWARVLSALTGRDDVVFGQTTSGRDGSLPNADRLVGALVTTIPVRVRLDGRAPAEIGGELQKEVARLRAHEYLGIAEITKRAGVGQLFDTLLVFENTPMGDITARMPLGDGATLVPRRIDSPSHYPIAVVPVLEQGSLINRVEIRPDLVRRFEPDALAERVLAVLERITGAARAADVAVLLDGEPAALAAPDAVAVPGDVPHTLLAAVERFGDRSAVVDEVGEHSYAQFGAAVLALAAGLAARGVGPGSAVAVALPRDRRVLHAPFAIGLTGATCVHVDPATPPDRLAYIAETSGARLVLADAALADVLAEAGLTHLVPDNAGNLRELPATPSSAASADATSRSAGNTASAPLTIAGRSSAAQGEPPAAPGESPAAPGESPAAPGESPAAPGESPAAPGESPAAPGESPAAPGESPAAPGESPAAPGYGFPPVPAENPFYVVFTSGTTGRPKGVAVPHRALLNHWGNHERRIFAPESAAAGRPLRIGHGWSTGFDAAWQPSIALLSGHTVVLLGDDERTDAERIVAAIATNGIDIFDTSPSMLNRLVAAGLLTARDGREYCPLRVLALGGEAISQDTWNRLRGLADTRVINFYGPTETTVEALMADVHEHEAPTIGHTFGGMTAEVLDHRLRPVPPGGQGELYLSGAQLAHGYLRRAGQTAATFVAGPAGRRYRTGDLVRRTRAGTVVYEGRIDSQVKINGYRVEPDEATAVLREIPGVRHAAALAFTAGGRTRLGALVVADRPATAIRAAAARRLPRFLVPTRIVHVAEIPLNRNDKLDTHAATALLTAPVATGAAAEPGTETERALLGVLAEMHAGSAGILDSLVDLGIDSIGVIDLVSRLRGAGYRVAARDVLGAADLRELAALLDGAGEPDAGGEVLAAGAVLPLTALALEIIGQGGYQHLTQSQVLTLPPGVDPAGAEEVLRALATAHPALRSRLGAVDGVPALIVLAPEEFRVEVAVAAPGSATPRELLAATVDRLDPAAGRMVAATVLTGAEPRLLLSVHHLAVDVVSWLILADDLRGLADGRAPLVEYAQPGAVVPAAAEPLPVLGTPLAGRLTDPVVDRAADAHQHLVELDPERTAALLARCAASDVPLEEALIVACARAFDGLADAAGRVAITRESHGRPADDDSRRVGWFTVEETVTVPGAVVAEWSPAAGRPALAERSTAVRGQLRLNHLGRFDQLTGGRGPWAPVPMAEFTAEFGIAQHPELPLRFTVDITTVVVQREGAPVLVGQFDINGAVLGSAAAAECSARWRAVVSALAE from the coding sequence GTGAGCACCTCCATCCTCGACGTCGTCGCGCTCTCGCCGCTGCAGCGCGGGCTGTACTCGGTGAGCGCGACCTCCGGCGATGTCGACCCCTACCTGGTGACCTTCGCGGTGCGGGTGGACGGCCTCGCCGACCTCGGTAGCCTGCGCAAGGCCTTCGACCAGGTGCTGGAGCGGTATCCGCACCTGGGTGGCGCGGTCGTCACCGACGGGCTGCCACACCCGGTGCTGGTGACCACCTCCGCGGGCCGGATCGGCTGGCGCGAGCTGGATCTGCGCGGCGAACCCGATCCGGCGGCGGCCGCGCGCCGGCTCTACCTGGACGAGGGGCGCACGCGGATCGATCTCGACGCGGGGCCGCTGTTCCGGGTGGTGGCGGCACGGGTGGGGCCGCAGGAGTACGAGCTGGTCTGCACCGCGCACCACATCGTGGTGGACGGCTGGTCCATTCCGTTGATCTTCGCCGACCTGCTCGCGCTGCACCGGGGCGAGGGCGCCGGGCTGCCCCCGGCCCCGCCGCTGCGCGAGCACGCGGCCTGGCTGGCGAGCAGGGACACCGAGGCGTCGGCCGGGGCGTGGACCGCGGCGCTGGCGGGGCTCGCCCCCATGCCCATGATCGCCGGGCCCGCGCCCGCCGACATCCCGGTGCTCGGCGAGGCCAGGCTCACGCCGGAGCGCACCGCCGCCGTCACCGGCTGGGCGCGCGCGCACGGGCTCACCCTGAACACCGTGCTGCAGCTGGCCTGGGCGCGGGTGCTCTCCGCGCTCACCGGGCGCGACGACGTGGTGTTCGGGCAGACCACCTCCGGGCGGGACGGCTCGCTGCCGAACGCCGACCGGCTGGTCGGGGCGCTGGTGACGACGATCCCGGTGCGGGTCCGGCTGGACGGGCGGGCGCCCGCCGAGATCGGCGGGGAGCTGCAGAAGGAGGTCGCGCGGCTGCGGGCGCACGAGTACCTCGGCATCGCGGAGATCACCAAGCGGGCCGGGGTGGGGCAGCTCTTCGACACGCTGCTGGTCTTCGAGAACACGCCGATGGGCGACATCACCGCGCGGATGCCGCTCGGCGACGGCGCCACGCTGGTGCCGCGGCGGATCGACTCGCCGAGCCACTACCCGATCGCGGTCGTCCCGGTGCTGGAGCAGGGGTCGCTGATCAACCGGGTGGAGATCCGGCCTGATCTGGTGCGGCGGTTCGAGCCGGATGCGCTGGCGGAGCGGGTGCTCGCGGTGCTGGAGCGGATCACCGGCGCCGCGCGGGCCGCCGATGTCGCGGTGCTGCTCGACGGGGAGCCCGCCGCGCTGGCCGCGCCGGACGCCGTCGCCGTGCCGGGGGATGTGCCGCACACGCTGCTCGCGGCCGTCGAGCGGTTCGGCGACCGGAGCGCCGTCGTGGACGAGGTGGGGGAGCACTCGTACGCCCAGTTCGGCGCCGCCGTCCTGGCGCTGGCCGCCGGGCTCGCCGCGCGCGGGGTCGGGCCGGGGAGCGCCGTCGCGGTGGCGCTGCCGCGCGACCGCCGGGTCCTGCACGCGCCCTTCGCCATCGGCCTCACCGGCGCGACCTGCGTGCACGTCGACCCGGCCACCCCGCCCGACCGGCTCGCCTACATCGCCGAAACCTCCGGCGCGCGCCTCGTTCTCGCCGACGCCGCCCTCGCCGACGTCCTAGCCGAGGCCGGCCTCACCCACCTCGTCCCCGACAACGCCGGAAACCTGCGCGAACTGCCCGCCACCCCCTCGTCGGCAGCGTCCGCCGACGCCACATCGCGCTCCGCGGGCAACACCGCGAGCGCCCCCCTCACCATCGCAGGCCGCAGCTCCGCCGCCCAAGGCGAACCACCCGCTGCTCCGGGCGAGTCACCCGCTGCTCCGGGCGAGTCACCCGCTGCTCCGGGCGAGTCACCCGCTGCTCCGGGCGAGTCACCCGCTGCTCCGGGCGAGTCACCCGCTGCTCCGGGCGAGTCACCCGCTGCTCCGGGCGAGTCACCCGCTGCTCCGGGCGAGTCACCCGCCGCTCCGGGCTACGGGTTTCCGCCGGTCCCGGCGGAGAACCCGTTCTACGTCGTCTTCACCTCCGGCACCACCGGCCGCCCCAAGGGCGTCGCGGTGCCGCACCGCGCCCTGCTCAACCACTGGGGCAACCACGAGCGCCGCATCTTCGCCCCGGAGAGCGCGGCGGCGGGCAGGCCGCTTCGCATCGGCCACGGCTGGTCCACCGGCTTCGACGCCGCCTGGCAGCCGAGCATCGCACTGCTCTCCGGCCACACCGTCGTGCTGCTCGGCGACGACGAGCGCACCGACGCCGAGCGGATCGTCGCGGCCATAGCGACCAACGGCATCGACATCTTCGACACCTCACCCTCCATGCTGAACCGGCTCGTCGCCGCCGGGCTCCTCACCGCCCGCGACGGCCGCGAGTACTGCCCCCTGCGCGTGCTCGCCCTCGGCGGCGAGGCCATCAGCCAGGACACCTGGAACCGCCTGCGCGGCCTCGCGGACACCAGGGTGATCAACTTCTACGGCCCCACCGAGACCACGGTCGAGGCGCTCATGGCCGACGTGCACGAGCACGAGGCCCCGACCATCGGCCACACCTTCGGCGGCATGACCGCCGAGGTGCTCGACCACCGCCTGCGCCCGGTGCCCCCCGGCGGCCAGGGCGAGCTGTACCTCTCCGGCGCGCAGCTGGCCCATGGCTACCTGCGCCGCGCGGGGCAGACCGCCGCCACCTTCGTGGCGGGCCCGGCCGGAAGGCGCTACCGCACCGGCGATCTGGTGCGCCGCACCCGGGCGGGCACCGTGGTCTACGAGGGCCGGATCGACAGCCAGGTAAAGATCAACGGCTACCGGGTCGAGCCGGACGAGGCCACCGCCGTGCTCCGCGAGATCCCCGGCGTGCGGCACGCCGCCGCGCTCGCCTTCACCGCGGGCGGCCGCACCCGGCTCGGCGCGCTGGTGGTCGCCGACCGCCCGGCCACCGCCATCCGCGCGGCCGCCGCCCGCAGACTCCCGCGGTTCCTGGTGCCGACCCGGATCGTGCACGTGGCCGAGATCCCGCTGAACCGCAACGACAAGCTCGACACGCACGCCGCGACCGCGCTGCTCACCGCCCCGGTGGCGACCGGCGCCGCGGCCGAGCCGGGCACCGAGACCGAGCGCGCGCTGCTCGGGGTGCTCGCGGAGATGCACGCGGGCAGCGCCGGAATCCTGGACAGCTTGGTCGATCTCGGGATCGACAGCATCGGCGTGATCGACCTGGTCTCGCGTTTGCGCGGCGCCGGCTACCGGGTCGCTGCGCGGGATGTGCTCGGCGCCGCCGACCTGCGCGAACTGGCCGCGCTGCTGGACGGCGCCGGGGAGCCGGACGCGGGTGGCGAGGTGCTCGCCGCTGGCGCGGTGCTGCCGCTGACCGCGCTGGCCCTGGAGATCATCGGACAGGGCGGGTATCAGCACCTGACCCAGAGCCAGGTGCTGACGCTGCCGCCCGGAGTCGACCCGGCCGGGGCCGAGGAGGTGCTGCGCGCGCTGGCGACGGCGCACCCGGCGCTGCGCTCGCGGCTCGGCGCGGTCGACGGCGTCCCTGCGCTGATCGTGCTGGCGCCGGAGGAGTTCCGGGTCGAGGTCGCCGTGGCCGCGCCGGGCTCGGCGACGCCGCGCGAGCTGCTCGCCGCCACCGTCGACCGGCTCGACCCGGCCGCCGGGCGGATGGTCGCGGCCACCGTGCTCACCGGCGCGGAGCCGCGGTTGCTGCTCTCCGTCCACCACCTCGCGGTGGACGTGGTGTCCTGGCTGATCCTCGCCGACGACCTGCGCGGCCTGGCCGACGGGCGCGCGCCGCTGGTCGAGTACGCGCAGCCGGGAGCGGTGGTTCCCGCTGCGGCGGAGCCGCTTCCGGTGCTCGGCACGCCGCTCGCCGGGCGGCTCACCGACCCGGTGGTCGACCGGGCCGCCGACGCGCACCAGCACCTGGTCGAGCTCGACCCGGAGCGCACCGCCGCGTTGCTCGCGCGCTGTGCGGCGAGCGACGTTCCGCTGGAGGAGGCGCTGATCGTGGCCTGCGCCCGCGCCTTCGACGGGCTCGCCGACGCGGCGGGGCGGGTGGCGATCACCAGGGAGTCGCACGGGCGGCCCGCCGACGACGACAGCAGGCGGGTTGGCTGGTTCACCGTCGAGGAGACGGTGACCGTGCCCGGCGCGGTGGTCGCGGAGTGGAGCCCGGCGGCGGGGCGGCCCGCGCTCGCTGAGCGCTCGACGGCGGTGCGGGGGCAGCTGCGGTTGAACCACCTCGGCCGCTTCGATCAGCTCACCGGAGGTCGCGGGCCGTGGGCGCCGGTTCCGATGGCGGAGTTCACCGCCGAGTTCGGCATCGCGCAGCATCCCGAGCTACCGCTGCGCTTCACCGTCGACATCACGACGGTGGTCGTCCAGCGGGAAGGCGCGCCGGTGCTGGTGGGGCAGTTCGACATCAACGGCGCCGTGCTCGGTTCCGCGGCCGCCGCCGAGTGTTCGGCTCGCTGGCGTGCGGTGGTCTCCGCACTCGCGGAGTGA